TGTTCTGGTTAATTTCCTCAGTCACCAAATGCTGTTCTTCAGTAGCCGTGGCAATTTGCATGGTCATGTCGCGGATCATATGCACCTTGCTTTCAATCGTTTCAAAGGCAGCCATCACCTCGGCGGACAGGTCGATGGCCTTACCCGACTCGACCAGGCTTTGGTCCATGCTCACCGTCACTTCCTTGATGCGATTAACCAGCAAGTTGAGGATGTTGTTGATCTGCTCGGTGGAGTCCTGGGTGCGTTTGGCCAGGTTGCGTACTTCATCGGCCACCACCGCAAAGCCGCGCCCTTGCTCGCCCGCGCGGGCGGCTTCGATGGCCGCGTTGAGCGCCAGCAGGTTGGTTTGTTCGGCGATTTGCTGAATGGTCGAGAGGATGTTGTTGATATTGACCGTTTCCTTCTCCAGCTCCTGAATCACCTTGCTGGAGTTCTGGATGCTGCTGCCCAGCTTGTTAACCCCGGACGTACTGCGGGCAA
Above is a genomic segment from Pseudomonas leptonychotis containing:
- a CDS encoding methyl-accepting chemotaxis protein, giving the protein MIRVIKENAISMDGVSSETNKRTTAMSATLQRQLSAVEQIVTAVTEMSSAANEVAKTCVQTADVSEQGLVATRNGKEVIARSTSGVNKLGSSIQNSSKVIQELEKETVNINNILSTIQQIAEQTNLLALNAAIEAARAGEQGRGFAVVADEVRNLAKRTQDSTEQINNILNLLVNRIKEVTVSMDQSLVESGKAIDLSAEVMAAFETIESKVHMIRDMTMQIATATEEQHLVTEEINQNIVAINDAVTQISVQASEVESYAQEQSGLSSELKQLVIRFRTE